In one window of Gossypium arboreum isolate Shixiya-1 chromosome 4, ASM2569848v2, whole genome shotgun sequence DNA:
- the LOC108458017 gene encoding uncharacterized protein LOC108458017, producing MEKIQHSHVQVRGLKLHVAQSGTGPKVVLFLHGFPEIWYSWRHQMIAVANAGFRAIAFDFRGYGLSDHPPEPEKASFKDLVDDVVALLDLLGINKVFLVGKDFGAVPAFMVAVIHPERVLGVITLGIPFLIPGPVGIQFDLLPKGFYILRWAEPGRAEADFGRFDVKTVVRNIYILFCRSELQVAGENEEIMDLVDPSTPLPPWFTEEDLEVYATLYQNSGFRTALQVPYRCSQLDYGITNPKVTAPSLLIMGEKDYFMKFPGMEEYMKKGIVKQFMPNLDITFMPEGNHFVQEQLPEQVNELIITFLNKN from the exons ATGGAAAAGATTCAGCACAGCCATGTCCAAGTGCGAGGATTAAAGCTTCACGTAGCCCAAAGTGGAACAG GTCCTAAGGTGGTGCTTTTCCTGCATGGCTTCCCGGAGATTTGGTATTCATGGAGGCACCAGATGATTGCTGTGGCTAATGCTGGTTTCCGAGCAATTGCTTTTGATTTCAGGGGCTACGGACTCTCCGACCACCCACCGGAGCCCGAAAAAGCTAGTTTCAAGGACCTTGTCGACGATGTTGTTGCCCTTCTTGATTTGTTGGGAATCAATAAG GTTTTTCTTGTTGGGAAGGATTTTGGAGCAGTGCCTGCATTTATGGTAGCTGTTATCCACCCTGAAAGGGTGTTAGGTGTCATAACACTAGGCATTCCTTTCCTTATACCTGGTCCTGTTGGTATCCAATTTGATCTCCTCCCCAAAGGCTTCTACATATTAAGATGGGCAGAACCAGGAAGAGCTGAAGCGgatttcggccgatttgatgttaAGACCGTTGTAAGAAACATTTACATTCTCTTCTGCAGAAGTGAGCTACAAGTAGCTGGTGAAAACGAGGAGATAATGGACTTGGTTGATCCATCTACTCCATTGCCACCATGGTTCACAGAGGAGGATCTTGAGGTCTATGCAACTTTATATCAAAATTCTGGTTTCCGAACCGCATTGCAGGTCCCCTACAGGTGCTCTCAATTGGATTATGGTATAACCAATCCAAAAGTGACAGCTCCATCATTGCTGATAATGGGGGAGAAGGACTATTTTATGAAATTCCCAGGAATGGAGGAGTACATGAAGAAAGGGATAGTGAAGCAGTTTATGCCTAATCTGGACATCACTTTCATGCCAGAAGGGAATCACTTTGTTCAAGAACAACTACCAGAGCAGGTGAATGAGCTCATCATCACTTTCCTCAACAAAAATTAG
- the LOC108458434 gene encoding probable polyol transporter 4: MGLVGVQENGKGEMALSLGNKSKYKRMDSELSDDFDDEASNHYNELERKKSIRKYVLACAIFASLNNVLLGYDVGVMSGAIIFIQEDLKISEVQEEVLVGILSIISLLGSLAGGRTSDIIGRKWTIAFAAVIFQIGAAIMTFAPSFQILMIGRVLAGVGIGFGVMIAPVYIAEISPTVDRGSLTSFPEIFINLGILLGYVSNYAFSGLSVHINWRVMLAVGILPSVFIGFALFIIPESPRWLVMQNRVEDARSVLLKTNENEKDVDERLSEIVAAAGMSNGEKNEEKAVWRELLSPSPPLRRMLITGFGIQCFQQITGIDATVYYSPEIFKEAGIENNSKLLAATVAVGVTKTAFILIATFLVDRVGRKPLLYVSTIGMTVCLLTLSLTLGFLGHGQLGIALAVLCVCGNVAFFSVGMGPICWILTSEIFPLRLRAQASALGAVGNRVCSGLVAMSFLSLSRTITVGGTFLLFALLSALSVLFAYKCVPETKGKSLEQIELLFDNHNEWQGSEVEMGDSEHLVQKA, from the exons ATGGGGTTGGTTGGTGTCCAAGAAAATGGGAAAGGGGAAATGGCTTTGTCTTTGGGGAACAAGAGCAAGTACAAGAGAATGGATTCTGAGCTATctgatgattttgatgatgaggCTTCAAATCATTATAATGAACTAGAGAGGAAGAAAAGTATCAGGAAATATGTTCTTGCTTGTGCTATTTTTGCATCTCTCAACAATGTTCTTCTTGGCTATG ATGTAGGTGTCATGAGTGGAGCGATTATATTTATTCAGGAAGATCTGAAGATAAGTGAGGTACAAGAAGAAGTTCTCGTTGGGATTTTGAGCATCATTTCCCTTTTGGGTAGCTTAGCTGGTGGAAGGACATCTGATATCATTGGTAGAAAATGGACAATTGCCTTTGCAGCTGTTATATTTCAGATTGGTGCAGCTATTATGACATTTGCACCTTCATTCCAGATACTAATGATAGGACGAGTTTTGGCTGGGGTTGGTATAGGCTTTGGAGTCATGATTGCTCCGGTCTATATTGCTGAGATATCGCCAACTGTCGATAGAGGCTCTCTTACTTCCTTCCCTGAGATTTTCATAAATCTAGGAATTTTGCTTGGTTATGTCTCAAATTATGCATTTTCCGGACTTTCAGTTCATATAAACTGGAGGGTGATGCTCGCTGTTGGAATCTTGCCTTCAGTCTTCATAGGATTTGCACTTTTTATCATCCCTGAATCGCCAAGGTGGTTGGTAATGCAGAACCGAGTTGAAGATGCGAGATCTGTGCTATTAAAGACaaatgaaaatgagaaagatGTGGATGAGAGGCTCTCGGAAATAGTAGCAGCGGCTGGAATGTCTAATGGAGAGAAGAATGAAGAGAAAGCTGTATGGCGTGAACTTCTAAGTCCTTCTCCTCCACTTCGTCGGATGCTGATCACGGGATTCGGAATCCAGTGTTTCCAACAAATCACCGGAATAGATGCAACTGTGTATTATAGTCCTGAAATCTTCAAGGAAGCTGGGATTGAGAATAACTCTAAGCTTCTTGCTGCAACAGTTGCCGTGGGTGTTACAAAGACCGCTTTTATATTGATTGCTACATTTCTTGTGGATAGAGTTGGGAGGAAGCCCTTACTCTACGTGAGCACAATTGGGATGACGGTCTGTTTGTTAACCTTAAGCCTTACCCTTGGTTTTCTGGGTCACGGGCAGCTTGGAATTGCACTTGCGGTCTTGTGCGTTTGTGGTAATGTAGCTTTCTTTTCGGTGGGAATGGGTCCTATTTGCTGGATTTTGACATCAGAAATCTTTCCATTGAGGTTGCGAGCTCAAGCATCTGCTCTCGGGGCTGTAGGTAACAGGGTATGTAGTGGCCTAGTTGCCATGTCATTCCTCTCTCTATCTCGTACAATTACAGTGGGCGGAACCTTTCTCCTCTTTGCACTGTTGTCAGCTCTTTCTGTTCTCTTTGCTTACAAATGTGTTCCGGAGACGAAGGGAAAATCATTGGAACAGATTGAGTTGCTTTTCGACAATCATAATGAATGGCAAGGAAGTGAAGTGGAGATGGGAGACTCCGAGCATCTAGTACAGAAAGCGTGA
- the LOC108457799 gene encoding protochlorophyllide reductase-like yields the protein MALQAASSLPPTISIHKEAKSNACLKETTLFGVPFSTHFSFPLHLTQELRKKGVAAGIVRAQTAATTPAVDRAAPQGKKTLRKGNVIITGASSGLGLATAKALAETGEWHVIMACRNFLKAEKAAKSVGITKENYSVMHLDLASLESVRQFADTFRRSGRPLDALVCNAAVYLPTAKEPTYTAEGFELSVGTNHLGHFLLARLLLDDLKQSDYPYKRLIIVGSITGNTNTLAGNVPPKANLGDLRGLAGGLNGIQSSAMIDGGDFDGAKAYKDSKVCNMLTMQEFHRRYHEETGITFASLYPGCIATTGLFREHIPLFRLLFPPFQKYITKGYVSEEEAGGRLAQVVSDPSLTKSGVYWSWNKNSESFENQLSKEASDAEKARKLWEVSEKLVGLA from the exons ATGGCTCTCCAAGCAGCTTCATCGCTCCCACCCACCATCTCCATTCACAAAGAG GCCAAATCTAATGCTTGTCTTAAAGAGACAACTCTGTTTGGTGTTCCATTTTCAACCCATTTCAGCTTTCCTCTTCATTTAACTCAG GAACTCAGGAAAAAGGGAGTAGCTGCCGGAATTGTTCGAGCACAAACAGCTGCTACAACTCCGGCAGTCGATCGGGCTGCTCCACAAGGGAAGAAGACCTTGAGAAAGGGTAATGTGATAATAACCGGTGCGTCGTCCGGTTTAGGCTTAGCGACGGCCAAGGCTCTTGCCGAGACAGGGGAATGGCATGTAATCATGGCGTGTAGAAATTTTCTCAAGGCTGAGAAAGCTGCTAAATCGGTTGGCATTACGAAGGAGAATTATTCCGTGATGCATTTGGACCTTGCGTCGCTTGAAAGTGTGCGGCAATTTGCGGATACCTTCCGTCGCTCGGGCAGGCCGCTTGATGCTTTGGTTTGCAATGCTGCTGTGTACTTGCCAACTGCTAAGGAACCGACTTATACTGCCGAAGGGTTCGAACTCAGCGTCGGAACAAACCATCTCGGTCATTTCCTCCTAGCAAGGCTTCTCCTAGATGACCTCAAGCAGTCAGATTATCCTTATAAGCGTCTCATTATTGTTGGTTCAATTACAG GAAACACAAACACATTGGCCGGGAATGTGCCACCGAAAGCTAACCTCGGGGACCTTAGAGGTCTTGCAGGAGGCTTGAATGGAATACAGAGTTCAGCCATGATAGATGGAGGAGATTTTGATGGTGCCAAGGCATATAAAGACAGCAAAGTTTGTAATATGCTCACCATGCAAGAATTCCACAGGCGGTACCACGAGGAAACCGGAATCACCTTTGCCTCCCTTTACCCCGGTTGCATTGCAACAACAGGTCTGTTTAGGGAACACATTCCATTGTTCCGTCTTCTCTTCCCACCGTTTCAAAAGTACATTACGAAAGGCTATGTTTCGGAAGAAGAAGCTGGGGGCAGACTTGCACAG GTTGTGAGTGATCCAAGTCTTACAAAATCAGGTGTTTACTGGAGTTGGAACAAGAACTCAGAATCATTTGAAAACCAGCTTTCAAAAGAGGCAAGCGACGCGGAGAAGGCACGGAAGTTGTGGGAGGTTAGCGAGAAGTTGGTTGGTTTGGCTTAA
- the LOC108459052 gene encoding ethylene-responsive transcription factor ERF054-like, translated as MADEIEKVKEIAKGKGVDFGVEVELERQQWKPVFDEASISQRPLKKIRSPHHQHHHLVHSSVSYPSLPSSRLVFPFAFDGSFYPISRPWQPQNQQHMISFSPQPQQQQQQQQQQQQLLQYCSGALNLSPRGGMMGRLGQPVQPIHTSKLYRGVRQRQWGKWVAEIRLPRERTRLWLGTFDTAEDAALAYDRKAFKLRGKNARLNFPELFFNKDKDTSPSSPQPNQNQNLPKQEHESPKLQSANMESMSQGDNPGSEPTTIDMVQMTAEEGDSGSQASMWEDMALAEAWFNAFPEEWGPVNPVWDDIDAANNLLLPSNLSFTNQNQQD; from the coding sequence ATGGCTGATGAGATAGAGAAGGTGAAAGAGATTGCCAAAGGCAAGGGTGTTGATTTTGGGGTGGAAGTGGAACTGGAGAGGCAGCAATGGAAGCCagtttttgatgaagcttccatTTCACAAAGACCTCTTAAGAAGATCCGTAGCCCTCACCATCAACACCACCACCTTGTTCATTCCTCTGTTTCTTATCCTTCTTTGCCATCTTCTAGACTAGTTTTTCCTTTTGCTTTTGATGGTTCTTTTTATCCAATCTCCCGCCCATGGCAGCCACAAAATCAACAACACATGATTTCCTTTAGTCCTCAGCcccagcagcagcagcagcagcagcagcagcagcagcagcttcTTCAATACTGTAGTGGTGCGTTGAATTTGAGCCCAAGAGGGGGGATGATGGGCAGATTGGGGCAACCAGTGCAGCCTATCCATACTAGCAAGCTTTATAGAGGCGTAAGGCAGAGGCAGTGGGGCAAATGGGTAGCTGAAATTCGTCTTCCTCGAGAAAGGACTCGCCTTTGGCTTGGCACCTTCGATACAGCTGAAGATGCTGCTTTAGCCTATGATAGGAAAGCATTCAAGTTGAGAGGAAAGAATGCAAGGCTCAATTTCCCTGAGCTTTTCTTCAATAAAGATAAAGATACCTCTCCAAGTTCACCACAACCAAACCAAAACCAGAACCTCCCAAAACAAGAACATGAAAGTCCAAAATTGCAGTCTGCAAATATGGAATCGATGTCTCAAGGAGATAATCCTGGCAGTGAGCCTACAACTATTGATATGGTGCAGATGACAGCAGAGGAAGGTGATTCTGGTTCTCAGGCATCCATGTGGGAAGATATGGCATTGGCAGAGGCTTGGTTCAATGCATTCCCAGAAGAATGGGGGCCCGTAAATCCTGTATGGGACGACATAGATGCTGCAAACAACCTTCTTTTACCATCAAACCTTAGTTTCACCAATCAAAACCAGCAAGACTAA